A single genomic interval of Mucilaginibacter robiniae harbors:
- a CDS encoding sensor histidine kinase, with protein sequence MTTFAKIRVLLALLFSSLLLTAIIVHNNHTPEHDFVNSARLLEKNLHEKEAVAYKLLNGTKLQDIKNTHATEHEKLKFIDQYTAKENHIWITIFKNGQLYFWSGIKVLPEDEKQIHEGCSFIKQPNGYYEALKKTDGNFSTIILIPIHEDYRIQNQYLRNTFHTDLLDKGNTLAIAEFTDKDVYHIHDRNQKYLFSVKASPRINHREISGFEITLWVLSLLALCLLISNICNYLALKRKLLWACLFLGGSLVLIRFINLYFHFPDLAENVKLFSPTIFTLNGLFPSLGDLCINLLFICWLVGFIYQYRHRLFKQQLSVQTGYIVFTSSIIFLLASATGFLYLFNRLVINSNISFDVNNVLNLSAYSLLGVLMACFCFLIFYLMADIFLTINTCINIRKKAKLIIFLAAVVLATVIYAYFYEFTAFYLLLALLIIIRAHATLHYQGNLSVLAYISIIIICSLIASIKLNDFETIKEQETRISLIHQLEDGNDIDIRPVLKNIEKQILHDSFLPQYFQSPNHTPGYLEYYFRKIYFDGFLSDYNFKVHEFDSSGKPILTDKDFALDDFKEMVAMSSFKVSNYFYRENDAFGFRSYFAILPIQTRDRNLGTVIVELKSKPFADNNSFPTLLAANEVKYNTAFKDYSYAFYSDNHLLSQNGSYDYSMVNNEFQGKLKQYVFTSSYEGTASWLHILGKYSHLIYKPSQRKTIVVSRQANNTINNLASFTFFFVVLLAFSAVIIIAQWLWKRVTIVKVTRQTMYWNFQFDLNNILYKTRIQFSMIFAVGLTLVLVGGISFLAIRDQFKQQQDDLISNKVVQIAAKLGNNSLNDILHIDQQSEIKFDNIANDYSTDLTLFNRDGTPMLSTQPKIYDYGLLARRMNAKAYIQLSHMQKSVIVNAEKIGTLNYTAAYAPIRDGKNATVAFLQLPYFANEMKANERIGSLLNAMINIYALIFVAIGFFSVIIARQITTPLSVIQYSLSRTIYGKKNEPIQWKRNDEIGALVKEYNKMIAALEESATRLAQSERETAWREMAKQVAHEIKNPLTPLKLGLQLLEKSWKDKDPKFDTKFERFSKSFVEQIESLSSIASEFSAFAKMPDTRMERLNLFESLGQAVIIFKQMDNITINYQTPETPFMIRADRDQMLRCFNNLLKNAIEAMPPERLGIIDVAYTVSRNSIVLNIKDNGNGIPENLRNKIFEPNFTTKSSGTGLGLAFVKNSIENAGGKISFETEAGKGTIFHLSFPESKL encoded by the coding sequence TTGACAACATTTGCAAAAATACGTGTACTGCTGGCATTGCTTTTTTCCAGCTTGCTGCTTACAGCTATTATTGTACACAATAATCATACTCCAGAGCATGACTTTGTTAACTCGGCCCGCTTGCTGGAAAAGAACCTGCATGAAAAAGAAGCCGTAGCTTACAAGCTGCTCAATGGTACTAAACTTCAGGATATAAAAAACACCCATGCTACCGAGCATGAAAAGCTAAAGTTTATAGACCAGTACACTGCCAAAGAAAACCATATTTGGATTACGATATTTAAAAATGGGCAGTTATATTTCTGGAGTGGCATCAAGGTACTGCCTGAAGATGAAAAGCAAATTCATGAAGGTTGTTCATTCATCAAACAGCCTAATGGCTACTATGAGGCCCTTAAAAAAACGGACGGTAATTTTTCAACAATCATTCTAATTCCGATACACGAAGACTACCGCATACAAAACCAGTACCTGCGCAATACCTTTCATACTGATCTGCTTGATAAAGGGAATACCCTGGCCATTGCTGAATTTACAGATAAAGACGTTTACCATATTCATGACCGAAATCAAAAATATTTGTTTTCGGTAAAAGCTTCGCCCCGCATTAACCATAGGGAAATTTCAGGCTTCGAAATTACTTTGTGGGTACTCAGCTTACTTGCTTTGTGTCTGCTCATCAGCAACATCTGCAATTACCTGGCACTTAAAAGAAAACTTTTATGGGCTTGTTTATTTTTGGGTGGCTCTTTAGTACTCATCCGCTTCATCAACCTGTACTTTCACTTCCCTGATCTGGCCGAGAATGTAAAGCTGTTTAGCCCGACTATATTTACACTCAATGGCCTATTTCCATCATTAGGTGATTTATGTATTAATCTCTTATTTATATGCTGGTTGGTTGGCTTTATTTACCAGTATCGGCACCGCCTGTTCAAGCAGCAACTTAGTGTACAAACAGGCTATATCGTATTTACAAGCAGCATTATTTTCTTACTGGCTTCGGCTACAGGCTTTTTGTATCTATTCAATCGTTTGGTCATTAATTCCAACATTAGCTTTGATGTCAACAACGTACTCAACCTGTCGGCTTACAGTCTACTGGGTGTATTAATGGCCTGTTTCTGCTTTTTGATTTTCTACTTAATGGCAGATATTTTTCTGACTATTAATACCTGCATCAACATTCGTAAAAAAGCTAAACTGATTATTTTTCTAGCTGCTGTTGTTTTAGCCACAGTTATATACGCTTACTTTTATGAGTTTACCGCTTTTTATCTGTTGTTGGCACTATTAATCATTATCAGAGCACATGCTACACTACACTATCAGGGTAATTTAAGTGTACTGGCCTATATTTCAATTATTATTATTTGTTCGCTAATTGCATCTATCAAACTTAATGATTTTGAAACCATTAAAGAGCAGGAAACCCGTATAAGCCTGATCCATCAACTGGAAGATGGTAATGATATAGATATCAGACCGGTGTTAAAAAACATTGAAAAGCAAATCCTTCACGATTCTTTTTTGCCTCAATATTTTCAATCTCCCAATCACACTCCGGGCTACTTAGAATATTATTTCCGCAAAATCTACTTTGATGGATTCTTGTCTGATTACAACTTTAAAGTGCATGAGTTTGATAGCTCAGGTAAACCTATTTTAACAGACAAAGATTTCGCACTTGATGATTTCAAGGAAATGGTAGCCATGAGCTCATTCAAGGTATCTAATTACTTCTACCGTGAAAATGATGCTTTTGGCTTTCGGAGTTACTTTGCTATTCTACCCATTCAGACTAGAGACCGGAATTTAGGAACTGTTATTGTTGAGTTAAAATCAAAACCCTTTGCAGACAATAATTCATTCCCTACTCTGCTGGCCGCTAACGAGGTAAAGTACAATACGGCATTTAAAGATTACTCTTACGCTTTTTACAGCGACAACCATTTATTAAGCCAAAACGGAAGCTATGATTATAGTATGGTAAATAATGAGTTTCAGGGGAAGTTAAAGCAGTATGTATTTACCTCCTCCTACGAAGGAACTGCATCATGGCTGCATATTCTAGGTAAATACAGTCACTTAATTTACAAGCCTAGTCAGCGTAAAACTATTGTGGTAAGCCGGCAGGCTAACAATACCATCAACAATCTGGCTTCTTTCACTTTCTTCTTTGTAGTATTACTAGCCTTTAGTGCTGTTATCATCATAGCACAATGGCTATGGAAACGGGTGACTATCGTTAAGGTTACCCGCCAAACCATGTACTGGAACTTTCAATTCGATTTAAATAACATTTTATACAAAACCCGCATTCAGTTCTCCATGATATTTGCGGTAGGGCTTACCCTGGTTCTGGTAGGTGGTATTTCGTTTTTAGCTATACGCGATCAATTTAAACAGCAGCAGGATGACCTAATCAGCAACAAGGTTGTTCAGATAGCAGCCAAACTGGGTAACAATTCTTTAAATGACATTCTGCACATTGACCAGCAAAGCGAAATTAAGTTTGATAACATCGCCAATGATTACTCGACCGATCTAACCTTGTTTAATCGTGATGGAACACCCATGCTATCTACCCAGCCCAAAATTTATGATTATGGTTTGCTGGCGCGGCGCATGAATGCAAAAGCTTATATTCAGTTAAGCCACATGCAAAAATCAGTAATTGTAAATGCCGAAAAGATAGGCACCTTAAACTATACAGCAGCCTATGCGCCTATTCGAGATGGTAAAAACGCAACGGTAGCTTTTTTACAATTGCCTTATTTTGCTAATGAAATGAAGGCCAACGAACGTATTGGCTCGTTACTGAATGCCATGATTAACATTTATGCCTTAATTTTCGTGGCGATTGGCTTTTTTTCAGTAATAATTGCCAGGCAAATTACCACTCCGCTCAGCGTTATACAATACAGCTTAAGCCGTACTATTTACGGTAAAAAGAATGAGCCTATTCAATGGAAACGCAATGATGAAATTGGGGCACTGGTAAAAGAATACAATAAAATGATTGCCGCACTGGAAGAAAGTGCCACCCGGCTGGCTCAATCGGAACGTGAAACTGCCTGGCGCGAAATGGCTAAACAGGTAGCTCATGAAATTAAAAATCCGCTTACGCCACTTAAGTTAGGTTTGCAACTGCTTGAAAAATCATGGAAGGATAAGGATCCGAAATTTGACACCAAGTTTGAACGATTCAGTAAATCCTTTGTCGAACAAATTGAGAGTCTTTCTTCTATTGCCTCCGAGTTTTCGGCTTTTGCTAAAATGCCAGATACCCGTATGGAACGCTTGAATTTATTTGAGTCGTTAGGTCAGGCAGTCATCATTTTTAAGCAGATGGATAATATTACCATCAATTATCAAACGCCGGAAACTCCGTTTATGATTAGAGCCGACCGCGACCAAATGTTACGCTGCTTCAATAACCTACTAAAAAATGCTATTGAAGCCATGCCGCCCGAACGTTTGGGAATAATTGATGTTGCCTATACCGTTAGCCGTAACAGTATTGTTTTGAACATTAAAGATAATGGCAATGGTATTCCTGAAAACTTACGTAACAAGATATTTGAGCCCAACTTTACGACTAAAAGTTCAGGTACCGGTTTAGGGCTGGCTTTCGTCAAGAACTCTATTGAGAATGCCGGCGGCAAAATATCCTTTGAAACCGAAGCCGGTAAAGGCACTATATTCCATTTAAGCTTTCCGGAATCAAAGCTGTAA